The Pseudomonas hefeiensis genomic sequence CGGGGAACAGGATCATTTTGCGAGCATAGCCTGCGTCGAAGGCTTAAAGAATTTTGTCTATGGGCGGCTTTCGCCCATAATCGTGTTTTTCGCCCGACGCAGACCCTCGCAGGAGCCCCATGGAGCAATTTCGCAATATCGGCATCATCGGTCGCCTGGGCAGTTCGCAGGTGCTGGACACCGTTCGCCGGCTCAAACGTTTCCTCCTGGAACGGCACCTGCACGTGATCCTCGAAGATACCATCGCCGAAGTCTTGCCCGGCCACGGCCTGCAGACTTCGTCGCGCAAGATGCTCGGTGAAGTCTGTGACATGGTGATCGTGGTCGGCGGCGATGGCAGTCTGCTGGGGGCCGCCCGAGCCCTGGCGCGCCACAACATTCCGGTGCTGGGCATCAACCGGGGCAGCCTGGGGTTCCTGACCGATATCCGCCCCGACGAACTGGAAACCAAGGTGGCCGAAGTGCTGGATGGCCACTATCTGGTGGAGAACCTTTTCCTGTTGCAAGCCGAGGTGCGCCGTCACGCCGAGGCCATCGGCCAGGGCGATGCCCTCAACGATGTGGTACTGCACCCCGGCAAATCCACGCGCATGATCGAATTCGAGCTGTACATCGACGGCCAGTTCGTCTGCAGCCAGAAAGCCGACGGCCTGATCGTCGCCACGCCCACCGGCTCCACGGCCTATGCGCTTTCCGCCGGTGGCCCGATCATGCATCCCAAGCTCGACGCTATTGTGATTGTGCCGATGTACCCCCATACCTTGTCTGGGCGACCCATTGTGGTCGATGGCAACAGTGAGCTGAAAATCGTCGTGTCCAAGGATATGCAGATCTACCCGCAAGTGTCCTGTGACGGCCAGAACCATTTCACCTGCGCGCCGGGTGACACCATCACCGTCAGCAAAAAGGCGCAGAAGCTGCGCCTGATTCACCCGCTGGATCACAATTACTACGAAGTCTGCCGGACCAAGCTCGGTTGGGGCAGTCGGTTGGGGGGTGGAGGCGACTGATGCTCGATCCTGCGCGCAGTTACGACCTGATCGGCGACGTGCACGGATGCGCCCTGACCCTGGAACGCCTGCTGGACCGCCTCGGTTATCACAAGCAGGGCGGCGTCTGGCGACACCCGTCGCGCATGGCCGTGTTCCTGGGGGACATCATTGACCGTGGCCCGCGGATCCGCGAAGCCCTGCACATCGTCCACGACATGGTGGTGGCCGGCCAAGCGCTGTGCATCATGGGCAACCACGAGTTCAACGCCTTGGGCTGGAGCACGCCGGCATTGCCGGGCAGCGGCCAGCGCTACGTGCGCGAACGCACCCCGCGCCATGCCCGTCTGCTCAACGAAACCCTGACCCAGTTCGAGCAGCATCCTGGCGATTGGCATGACTTTCTCAAGTGGTTTTACGAGTTGCCGCTGTTTGTTGATGCTCAGCGTTTTCGGGTGGTACATGCCTGCTGGGACAACGGTCTGATCGAGCCGCTGCGGAGCTTGTTCCCTAACGGGTGTATCGACGAGCATTTCCTCCAGGCCTCGGCGGAGCCGGGCAGTTTCGCCTGTACGGTGTTCGATCGCTTGCTGCGTGGCACCGACATGCGCTTGCCCCATGGTCTGACCCTCACCGGCGGCGACGGGCTGACCCGTTCGTTCTTTCGCACCAAATTTTGGGAAGACGATCCACAGACCTACGGTGACATTGTGTTCCAGCCTGATGCTTTGCCTGACCCGGTGGCCCGCACGCCGCTGTCGCGGGATGAAAAAAACAACCTGCTGCGCTATGGCGTTCATGAGCCACTGCTGTTCGTCGGTCATTACTGGCGCAGCGGCAAACCCGCGCCGATCCGCTCGAACCTGGCCTGCCTGGATTACAGTGCGGTGCTTTACGGAAAACTGGTGGCCTATCGTCTCGACGCAGAGACCCGACTGGACCCGCATAAATTTGTCTGGGTCGATGTCGAGCGGCCGGAGGAACTGCGATGAGCGTCGTGGCGGTCTTGCGCTTGCCCTTGGCCGAGGATTTGAGCGGCTTCGTCAAATTGCTGCAACGCATGCAGGTGCCCCATCGGGTCAGCGAGGAGGCGGGCGAGCAGGTGCTCTGGGTGCCGAATGAAATCAGCGAAGACGTGCGCTCGTTGTACGCGCGCTTCCCGAGCGGCGATCCCGAGCAACAGTTGGAGTTGCCAGGCACCGGCAGCACGTCGCCACGGCCTGGTTTTGTCCAGCAATTGACCCGCAGTCCGGTCACCGCCCTGGTGTTGCTGCTGAGCCTGATCGACGGCGCCGTGACTCTGCTGGGGGAGAATCTTGAAACCCTGCGTTGGCTGACTTTCCTGGAGTTTCGCGTTGTCGGCGACTATATCCATTTCACGCCCCTGGCCGACAGCCTGGCGGCGGGGCAGTGGTGGCGCCTGGTGACGCCGATGCTGATCCACTTCGGCTTCCTGCACATCGCCATGAATGGCATGTGGTATTGGGAGCTGGGGCGACGGATCGAAGCGCGCCAGGGCGGCATCAACCTGCTGGGGCTGACGCTGCTATTCAGTCTCGTGTCCAACTTCGCCCAATATTTCTTCAGCGGCCCGACCTTGTTCGGTGGGTTGTCCGGCGTGCTGTATGGCCTGCTGGGGCATTGCTGGATCTATCAACTACTGGCACCGAACCCGACCTATCGCCTGCCCCGTGGGGTGCTGGTGATGATGCTGGTGTGGTTGGTGCTGTGCCTGTCCGGGCTGATCTCGCTGATCGGTTTCGGCGAAATCGCCAATGCGGCCCACGTCGGCGGGCTGCTCATCGGTTGCTTCACAGGTTTGTTGGGCGGGCTGTTCGCTCGTCGTAAAATGACCCTTTGACTGGCGCCTGTAATGCTTGAATATGCGCGATTGCGCGGAGAACCCATGTCCTCGTTCAACGAAATGATCAAAAACATCACCCCTGACATCTACCAGAGCCTGAAACTGGCGGTGGAAATCGGTAAATGGGCCGATGGCAACAAGCTCACCGCCGAACAGCGCGAGTTGTCGCTGCAGGCGATGATCGCCTGGGAGATGCAGAACCTGCCCGAAGAAGAACGCACCGGCTACATGGGCCCGCAGGAGTGCCAGTCGAAGGCCACAGAAGTGCCGAATATCCTGTTCAAGTCGGATGCCATCCATTGATCGAGATTGGCCGCGGTGCAATCAGCAAGATGTCGGCACGCCTTGACGGGCCGACTGTTCAATATGCCTTTCGCCTGGGCGATGTCGAGGTGCCGGTCAATCCGTTGATCGGCAGCACGGTGCGTCTGGAGTTTCTCGGTGCAATCCACTGCAGCCATTGCGGGCGCAGGACCAAGACCAGCTTCAGCCAGGGTTATTGCTACCCCTGCATGACCAAGTTGGCCCAATGCGACCTGTGCATCATGAGCCCCGAGCGCTGCCATTTCGACGCGGGCACCTGTCGCGATCCGGCCTGGGGCGAACAGTTCTGCATGACCGATCATGTGGTGTACCTGGCCAATTCCTCGGGTGTGAAAGTTGGCATCACCCGCGCCACGCAACTGCCGACCCGCTGGCTGGATCAGGGCGCCAGTCAGGCGCTGCCGATCCTGCGGGTTGCCACTCGCCAGCAATCGGGATTTGTCGAAGACCTGTTCCGTAGCCAGGTGGCGGACAAGACCAACTGGCGCGCATTGCTCAAGGGCGACGCAGTGGCGGTGGACCTGCCGCAGATCCGCGATTCGCTGTTCGAAAGCTGCGCCGAGGGTCTGCAAGGCTTGCAGGAACGATTCGGCCTGCAGGCGATCCAGACCATAGCGGACGTCGAGCCCATCGAGATCCGTTATCCGGTGGAGCAATACCCGGCCAAGATCGTCAGCTTCAACCTGGACAAGAACCCGATTGCCGAAGGCACGCTGCTGGGGATCAAGGGCCAATACCTGATTTTCGACACTGGCGTGATCAATATTCGTAAATACACGGCTTATCAGCTCGCCGTGCATCAGTAGAAGGATTTGCCCCATGCGCACCGAACAACCGAAGATGATTTACCTGAAGGACTATCAGGCGCCCGAGTACCTGATCGACGAGACGCACCTGACCTTCGAGTTGTTCGAGGACCACAGCCTGGTCCATGCGCAACTGGTGATGCGCCGCAACCCCGAGCGCGGTGCCGGCCTGCCGCCCCTGGTGCTCGATGGCCAGCATCTCGAACTGCTCTCGATCAAGCTCGATGACACCGACCTCAATCCGCTCGACTATCAGTTGGACGGCAGCCACCTGACCCTGCAACCCAAGGCCCCGGCCTTCACGGTGGACACCACTGTCAGGATCCACCCGGAAACCAACACCGCCCTGGAAGGCTTGTACAAGTCCGGCAGCATGTTCTGCACCCAGTGCGAGGCCGAAGGTTTCCGCAAGATCACCTATTACCTCGACCGCCCGGATGTGATGAGCACGTTCACCACCACGGTGGTGGCCGAGCAGCACAGCTATCCGGTGTTGCTGTCCAACGGCAACCCGATCGCCAGCGGTCCCGGCGAAGATGGCCGGCACTGGGCGACCTGGGAAGATCCGTTCAAGAAACCCGCCTACCTGTTTGCCCTGGTGGCCGGTGATCTGTGGTGCGTCGAAGACACCTTCACCACCATGACCGAGCGCACCGTTGCGCTGCGCATCTATGTCGAGCCGGAAAACATCGACAAGTGCCAGCACGCCATGACCAGCCTGAAGAAGTCGATGCGCTGGGATGAGGAGGTCTATGGGCGTGAGTATGACCTGGACATCTTCATGATTGTCGCGGTCAACGACTTCAACATGGGCGCCATGGAAAACAAGGGCCTGAACATCTTCAACTCCAGCGCCGTGCTGGCCCGCGCCGAAACCGCCACCGATGCCGCGCACCAGCGGGTCGAGGCGATCGTTGCCCACGAGTATTTCCATAACTGGTCGGGCAACCGCGTGACGTGCCGTGACTGGTTCCAGTTGTCCCTCAAGGAAGGCTTCACTGTGTTCCGCGACGCCGGTTTTTCGGCTGACATGAACTCGGCCACGGTCAAGCGTATCCAGGACGTGGCGTACCTGCGCACTCACCAGTTTGCCGAAGACGCTGGCCCCATGGCTCACCCGGTGCGCCCGGACAGCTTCATCGAGATTTCCAACTTCTACACCCTGACCGTGTACGAAAAGGGGTCGGAAGTGGTCGGCATGATCCACACCTTGTTGGGGGCCGAGGGCTTTCGCAAGGGCAGTGACCTGTATTTCGAGCGCCACGACGGCCAGGCGGTGACCTGCGATGATTTCATCAAGGCCATGGAGGATGCCAACGGCGTCGATCTGACCCAGTTCAAACGCTGGTACAGCCAGGCCGGCACGCCACGGCTGGCGGTGAGCGAATCCTACGACGCTGCGGCCCGGACCTATAGCCTGACGTTCAGCCAGAGCTGCCCGCCGACCCCGGACAAGATGGAAAAACTGCCATTCGTGATTCCCGTGGAGCTGGGTTTGCTGGACAGCAAGGGCAACGAGATATCTCTGCGCCTGGCCGGCGAAGCGGCGGCAAACGGCACGTCCCGGGTGATCTCGGTGACCGAAGCCGAGCAGACCTTCACCTTTGTCGACATCGCCGAAAAGCCGTTGCCGTCGTTGTTGCGTGGCTTCTCGGCGCCGGTGAAGCTGAGCTTCCCGTACGATCGGGACCACTTGATGTTCCTGATGCAGCATGACAGCGACGGCTTCAACCGCTGGGATGCCGGTCAGCAGTTGTCGGTGCAGGTGCTGCAGGACCTGATCGCCCAGCATCAGAAAGGCGAAAACCTGGTGCTGGACCCGCGTCTGGTCAGCGCGTTGCGTAGCGTGCTGTCGGACGAATCCCTGGATCAGGCCATGGTCGCGGAAATGCTCTCGCTGCCAAGCGAGGCTTATCTGACGGAAATCAGTGAAGTGGCCGACGTGGAGGCGATCCATGCCGCCCGGGAATTCGCCCGTCAGCAACTGGCGGACAACCTGTTCGAAGCCCTGTGGCTGCGCTATGAAGCCAACCGCGACCTGTCCAAGCGCACGCCGTATGTGGCCGAGGCCGAGCATTTCGCCCGGCGCGCCTTGCAGAACATCGCGCTGTCGTACCTGATGCTCACCGACAAGCCGGAAGTGCTCAGTGCCACCCTGGAGCAGTTCGACTCCGCCGACAACATGACCGAGCGGCTCACGGCCCTGGCGGTGCTGATCAACTCGCCATTCGAAACCGAGAAGGCCAAGGCCCTGGAAGTGTTCGCGGAAAACTTCAAGGGCAACCCGTTGGTCATGGATCAATGGTTCAGTGTCCAGGCCGGCAGCCCGTTGCCGGGCGGCCTGGCGCGGGTCAAGGCCTTGATGGAACACCCGGCGTTCAATATCAAGAACCCGAACAAGGTTCGCGCGTTGGTGGGGGCGTTCGCCGGGCAGAACCTGATCAACTTCCACGCGGCCGACGGTTCAGGTTATCGCTTCCTGGCGGATCTGGTGATCCAGCTCAATGGCTTCAACCCGCAGATCGCCGCACGGCAACTGGCGCCGCTGACCCGCTGGCGCAAATACGACAACGCCCGCCAGGCGCTGATGAAAGCCGAGCTGGAGCGCATCCTGGCGTCCGGCGGGCTGTCGGCCGATGTGTTTGAAGTGGTGAGCAAGAGCCTGGCGTGACCTCAGGGCCGCGGTCTGCCTGGCAGACCGCGTTGCCTTCTTCGCGAGCAAGCCCGCTCCCACATTCGATCTCCAGCGGATGCAATACTTGTGTTCACCGCGCATCGAATGTGGGAGCGGGCTTGCTCGCGAATGGGGCGCCACCATTACTTGCCTTGAAATGCGCTCCAATC encodes the following:
- a CDS encoding NAD(+) kinase — its product is MEQFRNIGIIGRLGSSQVLDTVRRLKRFLLERHLHVILEDTIAEVLPGHGLQTSSRKMLGEVCDMVIVVGGDGSLLGAARALARHNIPVLGINRGSLGFLTDIRPDELETKVAEVLDGHYLVENLFLLQAEVRRHAEAIGQGDALNDVVLHPGKSTRMIEFELYIDGQFVCSQKADGLIVATPTGSTAYALSAGGPIMHPKLDAIVIVPMYPHTLSGRPIVVDGNSELKIVVSKDMQIYPQVSCDGQNHFTCAPGDTITVSKKAQKLRLIHPLDHNYYEVCRTKLGWGSRLGGGGD
- a CDS encoding metallophosphoesterase, with amino-acid sequence MMLDPARSYDLIGDVHGCALTLERLLDRLGYHKQGGVWRHPSRMAVFLGDIIDRGPRIREALHIVHDMVVAGQALCIMGNHEFNALGWSTPALPGSGQRYVRERTPRHARLLNETLTQFEQHPGDWHDFLKWFYELPLFVDAQRFRVVHACWDNGLIEPLRSLFPNGCIDEHFLQASAEPGSFACTVFDRLLRGTDMRLPHGLTLTGGDGLTRSFFRTKFWEDDPQTYGDIVFQPDALPDPVARTPLSRDEKNNLLRYGVHEPLLFVGHYWRSGKPAPIRSNLACLDYSAVLYGKLVAYRLDAETRLDPHKFVWVDVERPEELR
- a CDS encoding rhomboid family intramembrane serine protease; the encoded protein is MSVVAVLRLPLAEDLSGFVKLLQRMQVPHRVSEEAGEQVLWVPNEISEDVRSLYARFPSGDPEQQLELPGTGSTSPRPGFVQQLTRSPVTALVLLLSLIDGAVTLLGENLETLRWLTFLEFRVVGDYIHFTPLADSLAAGQWWRLVTPMLIHFGFLHIAMNGMWYWELGRRIEARQGGINLLGLTLLFSLVSNFAQYFFSGPTLFGGLSGVLYGLLGHCWIYQLLAPNPTYRLPRGVLVMMLVWLVLCLSGLISLIGFGEIANAAHVGGLLIGCFTGLLGGLFARRKMTL
- a CDS encoding YeaC family protein, which produces MSSFNEMIKNITPDIYQSLKLAVEIGKWADGNKLTAEQRELSLQAMIAWEMQNLPEEERTGYMGPQECQSKATEVPNILFKSDAIH
- a CDS encoding DUF2797 domain-containing protein, with translation MIEIGRGAISKMSARLDGPTVQYAFRLGDVEVPVNPLIGSTVRLEFLGAIHCSHCGRRTKTSFSQGYCYPCMTKLAQCDLCIMSPERCHFDAGTCRDPAWGEQFCMTDHVVYLANSSGVKVGITRATQLPTRWLDQGASQALPILRVATRQQSGFVEDLFRSQVADKTNWRALLKGDAVAVDLPQIRDSLFESCAEGLQGLQERFGLQAIQTIADVEPIEIRYPVEQYPAKIVSFNLDKNPIAEGTLLGIKGQYLIFDTGVINIRKYTAYQLAVHQ
- the pepN gene encoding aminopeptidase N is translated as MRTEQPKMIYLKDYQAPEYLIDETHLTFELFEDHSLVHAQLVMRRNPERGAGLPPLVLDGQHLELLSIKLDDTDLNPLDYQLDGSHLTLQPKAPAFTVDTTVRIHPETNTALEGLYKSGSMFCTQCEAEGFRKITYYLDRPDVMSTFTTTVVAEQHSYPVLLSNGNPIASGPGEDGRHWATWEDPFKKPAYLFALVAGDLWCVEDTFTTMTERTVALRIYVEPENIDKCQHAMTSLKKSMRWDEEVYGREYDLDIFMIVAVNDFNMGAMENKGLNIFNSSAVLARAETATDAAHQRVEAIVAHEYFHNWSGNRVTCRDWFQLSLKEGFTVFRDAGFSADMNSATVKRIQDVAYLRTHQFAEDAGPMAHPVRPDSFIEISNFYTLTVYEKGSEVVGMIHTLLGAEGFRKGSDLYFERHDGQAVTCDDFIKAMEDANGVDLTQFKRWYSQAGTPRLAVSESYDAAARTYSLTFSQSCPPTPDKMEKLPFVIPVELGLLDSKGNEISLRLAGEAAANGTSRVISVTEAEQTFTFVDIAEKPLPSLLRGFSAPVKLSFPYDRDHLMFLMQHDSDGFNRWDAGQQLSVQVLQDLIAQHQKGENLVLDPRLVSALRSVLSDESLDQAMVAEMLSLPSEAYLTEISEVADVEAIHAAREFARQQLADNLFEALWLRYEANRDLSKRTPYVAEAEHFARRALQNIALSYLMLTDKPEVLSATLEQFDSADNMTERLTALAVLINSPFETEKAKALEVFAENFKGNPLVMDQWFSVQAGSPLPGGLARVKALMEHPAFNIKNPNKVRALVGAFAGQNLINFHAADGSGYRFLADLVIQLNGFNPQIAARQLAPLTRWRKYDNARQALMKAELERILASGGLSADVFEVVSKSLA